The Glycine max cultivar Williams 82 chromosome 17, Glycine_max_v4.0, whole genome shotgun sequence genome contains the following window.
ATTATGAGGGACATGGAGATGGAGGTTTGCATTCGATTTCCGTTTTTTGTAGAATGTGCGtgcttttttttatgaaaaggaGAGGGAGAGATGGGAGATGTGTTTTTTGGAAGGTAGTTTGggggaaaacaaaataaaaaatggaaaggaTGAGGGTTATGTAAAGTAGTGTTAATagcaattgtttttctttttattctttgttaAGCCACAGACATAATCAGCCCAAAGAAAATTtaagagagttgtgttttttttaagggaTCTAGACAATTAGGAGGTGGAGAAAAATATCCATTGTTAGATTAGAATTGCTTTGAAGTtttctttgtgtttttttatggagtatttcaaaagatttgaatttgaaatgctTAGGAGAGAGATGTCATATTTAATGCTCTAGATTTTGTTATGtctcaattttgaaaatctttttaatcaaaattttcatcttttttgtttttatttaaacaatctaattatcttaattagtttatttttcatttttattaaaacattatattacctatattagtttatttgtgtttttattaaaacaatctaattatctcaattattttcttatgatttttatgtttttcatatcTTATAAATATCGTCATCTACCTTTAGTTTGAAacacaccaaaaatgaaaaatatttttgcttttactctTTGGgctctttttcttgttcttgCCCATTTATGTTTTCTATTTATAGGAAGCGTCTGTTATATCCTAGGGGATTTGCGCACTACGCGAATAAATCTTTAAGGACAATGTGTCTAACACATGTCTTAGGTCTGTCTCTCGTTGGTTCTTGCCTCAACGATTTTGCACCAGTCAACAACCATGAACAACAATCTTAAGGATTTTATTTTCTCACAACATGGACGAGGATAAACCCTATTTTCATGAACCTGTCTCTCCCACGGTCAATTATGCTAGGTCGTTCCCGGACATCTCCAAAATTTAGAATTTCGAAGGACAAAATTTTCGTAGTTGGCAGGAACGTGTCTATGGCATCATGGACATGAGCGGAGTTGCTTTCACACTCACCGACCCCAAATCGCATCCTTCTACAGGCATTAAACTCGTTGACAAGTGGACTTTCAAAAATTAGGTATGTCACCACACCATTATTACTACTCTTTCTGATGAGTTTTTCAATGTCTATTGCTCCTACTAGAAAGCCAAGATCATTTGGGATTCAATGATCATCAAAGTACTGTTGAGGATATTGGGAAAAAGAGGTTCATCACAGGCATCTACTATCGATAGCAAATGACCGACGACAAAGTTATTCGAGTCTAAATTAATGAATACTGCAATCAATTATAGGACTTGAAGGCAAAAGAGGTCAACCTTCTTGACAACTTCGTCACTGAACTATTGATCAAAAAGCTACCAAAATCATGGATGGACTGCAAGCAGCAACTAAAGCACAAACACAAGCAGATGTCACTTTCAGACCTCATCACTTATACCATCATTGAAGATATCATTCGGAAAGATATCATCGCTGCAAAAGAAAGATATTTGGCGTCAATGGCCAATGTGATgcaacacaaaccaaaacaaaacCCAAAGAGGTGCGGTCAAAGACATCCTAAtcacaataacaaaaataaaaactacccACGTGTTGCTAATCCAACCTTTAAGAAAAAgggcttttgttttgtttgtggaAAATAGGGTCATCACGCTCCTTAGTGTAGGAAACTACTGCGAGAAATGTCAACCCTCCTAAGCCCAAATCTAACTTAGTTGAGGGTGAATGAgatgatattattattgtagTTGTTTCTCAAGAAAACATGGTGATCAATGTGAGCAAATAGGTGGTAGACTCTAGGGCTACCAGGCATATTTGTGGTGACAAAAATGTTTTTACCTTCTACATTCCTGTGGGGAAAAGAGAAAGTTTTTTTGAAGCTCACATATGGGAAAACTTTAGTTATGACCAATGTGCTACATGTGCCTTCTATTAGAGTTAATCTTGTTTCTGTATCACTGTTAGGAAAGGTTGGAATTAAGATGTCATTCGAATCTGATAAGACCATAATGACAAAGAACAATGTTTTTTGTGGGAAAGGGGTATTGTGACCAAAAACTCTTTGTACTCAACATTTATGAGATTGTTAATGAATCTACGTCTTCTTTTGCTTACTTGATTGATTTGTATGATATTTGGCATGCTAGACAAGAACATTTAAATTCCTCGTATGCCTTTAAATTGAAAAACCTAGGAATAATCAAATTGCATGACAAACAAACCAGGAAGTGTGAAATATGTGTTGaatctaaaataactaaaaagacATGTTATCCTGTGCAACGTCAATATGAACCCTTAGGCTTAATTCATACAAACTTAGTGGATTTAAAACAACATGTGACTAGAGGAGGTAAAAGTTACTTGGTAACCTTTATAGATGACTTCTCTAGATACACTAAGATATATCttgttagaaataaaaataaagcattTAATATGTTCCTTATATATAAAGTTGAAGTAGAAAACCaactaaacaagaaaataaaaagggttagATCCGATAGGGGTGGTGAGTACACTTTGTTCAAAGACTTTTCTAAGAATGAAGGTATCACACATGAAGTAATCCTACCTCATTCACCGAGTCAAACGGAGTAgctgagaggaaaaatagaactCTTAAGGAAATGATGAATACCATGTTAGTTAGTTCCTCTGAACCAAGTAACCTTTAGTGAGAAGCCGTATTAATGGCTTATTTCTTACAAAATAGGATTCCCTACAAGAAGACTAACAAAACACCTTATGAGTTGTGGAAAGGTTATCTGTCCAACCTAAAATATCTGAGAGTGTGAGGCTGCTTAGCCAAAATTATGCTAATTGAACCTAAGAAAATATAGGCTCTAAGACTTTTAATTGCTTATATATCGGATATGCAGAACATAGTGTTGCCTATAGGTTCTTagtgttaaaaattgatgtgCTTGACACCATAGTAGAAACTAAGAAAGTTGAATTATTTGAGAATGTGTTTTCTTTGAAATCTAGGCAACCTACAGAAACCATTAGTGATATTTTGAGGATCATCCCAGCATAATCCATATAAAACCATAATGAGTTCATGGCTAAGGACctaagaaaaagtaaaagacaTAGGAAAGAAACATGTTTTGGAGATGATTTCTATACCTTGTGGAGGATGACCCTATAAGTTTTACATGAGCCATTAGTTCTTCTGATGCATTCTCTTGGGAAAAAGCGATTAAGATAGAGATTGATTCCATTAAGAAGAATAACACATGGACCTTAGTGGACCTACCCCTAAGGAACTAAATCAATAGGGTGTAAGTGGATCTATCAATAAGTATAAAACTAGGTAGGTAGCTAAAAGGTTTattcataaacaaaatatgTATTACTTTGACATTTTTGCCCTCATGACTAGGATTTCCTTTATGTGAGTGTTGATAGCTTTAGCTTTTATACATAAGTGGTGATTCACCATATGGATGTAAAAACTGCTTTTTTGAATGATGATCTAGAAGAAGAGATCTATATGACTTAACCTGAAGGTTGTGTTATACCTAATCAAGCGGACAAAGTGTGCAAACTACTAAAATCCCTTTATGGACTTAAACAAGCACCAAAACAGTGGCATGATAAATTCAACTCTGCTTTGCTTGATTATGGTTTTTCATATAGTGAAGCTGATAAATGTGTTTATAAGAATAGTGATCATGTGATTATTTGTTTATATGTGGATGACATGTTGGTATTTGGTATTTGTATTAATAGAGTCCTTAGGATTAAAACTTTTCTTACTTCAAagtttgacttgagagacttgGGAGAAGCAAGTGTTATCTTGGGAGTTAGAATTATAAGGAAAGGTGATAGTATCCTACTATCCCAAAGGAATTATGTTGAAAAATTCCTTAAAAAGTTTGGTTACTATGACCTTAACCCAGTAAGTACCCCTTATGATGTTAAATCTcacttgaagaaaaataaaggaaactTTATTGATCAAACTTAGTATGTCCAAATTATTGGGAGTCTACTGCATCTAATGAACTTTTCAAGACCAGACATTGCATATGCAGTAGGTAGACCGAGTAGATATACTCATAGTCCTAATCAAGACCATTGAGAAGCTCTTGTGAGATTTATGAGATACTTGAGAGGTACCATAAAATATGGTATTTAGTATAGTGGATTTCCTGTTGTACTAGAAGGGTACAATGATGCTAACTGGATCTCAGATTCAGATGAGACAAATCCACTAGTGGTTATGTTTTCACACTTGGTGGTGATATGGTTGCATGGAGATCAGCCAAATAATCCATAATTGCAAGATCAACTATGGAATCAAAGTTTGTAGCTTTGGAGTTGGCTGGTAGTGAGGCTAAGTGGTTGAAAAACATTTAATGGGAAAAACAAACATATACAATTGAGATGTAATGTGGTAAAGTAGTTGCTAAATGATGAAACAATTTCCATTGACTATGTGAAGTCAAAAGGGAATTTGGCAGAGCCTCTGACGAAACCCCTAGGGAAGAAACTGATATACAAAACATCGAAGGGAATGAAACTTAAGCCACTTGAAACAAACAAGTGATGGTAACCTAACCTTTGTGATTGGAGATCCCATGAAGAAGGTTCATATGGGTAAAAACAAGCTACTTGTTAGTTTTTCTAGtgctaaaattaaataattttaatcaattcctATAGTGTGAGAAAACACTAGATATTGCATTAATGAGAGGTGAAGCTTAAagcttttaataaatttcatgtCCCTTATGAGTGGTGTATGATTGCAACATACACTTGATGACATCACTAATGAGTGTCAAGTGGGGCCGCTTGCATGAGATAGTGGTGAAATCTCTAGAGTACTCATGAATATCGAGCACACGCATGACCTATTAGCGCAAACCAATGATAACAACAAGATTTGTGGGGGTGTAATGTGATTGTTAAACAATCGACATACGCTAAGCATTTTTTGGTCTATATAGTATGTTACACCAACTACATTGTGAAACACTATGTCCTAGAGGAGAACCCACaaactttcattcttcctttctTATCGGTTTAAAACCTTTTGAAATATGTGGGAGATTATTGTgttttttgtgaagtatttcaaaagatttgaatttgaaatgcaTACAAGGCAAATGGCATATTTAATACTCTAGATTATGCTCTACCTCAATTTTTGAAAATCcttttaatcataattatttcctttttgtttttatttaaacgGTCTAATTACCTCaattagtttattttcatttttattaaaacattaTATTACCTTTATTAGTTTCTTTCTATTGTTATTAAAACGGTCTAATTACCTCAATTATTTTCTGATcgtttttatgcttttcttaTCCTATAAATACCGTCTTCTACCTTCAATTTCAAacacaccaaaaataaaaaacattttcgcttttactttctcttTCTCTGTGGGCTCTCTTTCTTATTCTTGTCCGTTTTTGTTCCTTGTTCTTAGGAAGGATATGCTATATCCTGAGGAATTTGTGCACTATGCGAATAAATCCTTAAGGACAGTGTGTCTAACATACGTCTCGGTTCTGTCTCTCGCATACTCTTACCTTGACGATTCTGCACCAGTCAATAACCATGAATAATATTCTCTTCTCTCACGTTTAAACATGGAGaagtcaagaaaaaaaaagaataacgtTCGAACTTTGATAACAGAGGGATTGTTTTATGTGGAGCAAAggattggtttaattttttttcgaaCAATCTAAGGTGGGAGAGGATGTTTAGGCTTCAATTGGTAATGTTATGtacttatttaattagtttgtaTGTGATTAAAATTTTCTACAAAAAATTGTTATGGGTAGTTATTTGATTTCATATTATATGCTTGCTTGATGATGGAAATTGGTTATGTATGATGATCGTTGTTGTTTTAACTTATTAGTTTATCATTGTTCATTTGGAATTGGAACCATGGTTTGAGATTAGGGAAACTTTCTTTTCCCTCTTGGCTCTTCCCCTGTCACGATATGAACCAATTCGTTTTATTTGGCACCCATGAACTTCtcccattttctttttcctttgttcCATTTTGACTCGATCCAAGCAATATAagatttttcattatttctttttctattcacacctaaataaaatttatttaactgaTAGCAGATCATGTCTATTAAATGAGACATGGTCACGTCTCTTctataattactttttatataCTAATTCTGTCTATTGTTGattaataaatgtaataaaaattatttaaaatatcaataaagatATAATCGATCTACACCACTTTTATATCATAATGttagttatttaatatttaatcttttaatttcaattacatgaaaataataactaaactaTTATTGAATACACATTTAATgagaatcatattttttttttttgagagacaGTGAGAATCATATATAActacacaagaaaaaaaagttattttttatgcaatatatacatatataaattattttaaaaaaattattagttctATCTCGACTATGCTTTTTTCCTACTCACATGCACTGTCCCACCATTTAACAATTTCTGGGCAGCTTCCGTCAACTACCAGTTTACTAAGAAGTCTATTTGCTAGTGAACTAGTTTAGGTCTTTAacgaaataaatatataatataatttttcggACAACAACCAGTATTGTAtttagaaaatacaaaataactcttataagtaaattttgtattataaaataaaaataataaaagacagCTTATTAATGGAAAAATTTGACTATAATGTGCATCAGACCTTAGaatcaaatttgttatcatcatttaaaaataaagaaaataaagctAATTTGATGTATAATACTCCTCCGTCCCTACATAAATATCATTCTaggttatttaaaaataaattgctagaaatattagtaaaaagataattaatattatattgaaaaattaattttgatattaatattacactaaaacattaaattaacatttattaggAATATTAAtagaacaaattaattaatattatattaaaaaaattaatatgacaCTTTATTTTGGGATGAATGGAATAGTAGaattaaaatatgagaaaaaaatataacaatataaaataattttatgaaatctttcaataaaaaaaattgtcatttattataagtttattggttgttataaaattattttaaaaaattatatcaaaaataatttataagtagAGAATACATGAAATATTGGGGTAACAACTACTCCAAAGTCCTAACCTAACTAACTAGATATATCCAATATTAACAAAGAGCATGCGTAACACGCAAGAGAGATGTCATGGTGCAGGAAATGGGctaagattttttaattttttttgggaaaagaattggaatattgtttattttgtttcccTCTATAAAATGTGAAGGTTGATGCAAGTCTAATTTGGGGTCTGATTAATTCTCTAGTTATGGCTGAGAGCAGAGCGAATCACACAGTGAGCGTATCTGGGTGGGCAGCTCATGATTCGTCGGGCAAGATTACCCCCTACAGCTTCAAAAGACGGCAGAACGGTGTGAACGATGTGACAATAAAGATCCTCTATTGTGGGATCTGCCACACGGATCTCCACTGTGCTAAAAATGAATGGGGCATCACTATGTACCCTGTGGTACCCGGGTAATTAAGTATTTACATTAGTATTATATGTTCCTCTCTCAAACTAACTAATTAATGTTCATTCTGTTTATTATAGACACGAGATCATTGGGGAGGTAACTAAGGTTGGGACCAATGTGAAGGGGTTCATGGAAGGAGACAGAGTGGGTGTGGGCTGTTTGGCGGCTTCATGCTTGGAATGTCACCACTGCAAGACCGATCAGGAAAACTACTGCCAAGACCTCCAATTTGTCTACAATGGAATCTTCTGGGATGGCACCATCACCTATGGTGGCTACTCCCAAATCTTTGTCGCGGATTACAGGTTGCTTCCTTCATTCATCACTCTATTATTTGAAGTCAATTTTTTGAACTTTTGTCCGTACAAATTCTTTATTGAGACcatttttctcatttcaatACTTTTACTTGTTTTGAAATATACGTgaaataattctaattaaatacatatttgtagttaatttttttatactgtaTTTTATTAGAGTACCATATTATTATCCATAAATGAAATTGATCGATACTTTGAAGAAGACATTATCTTGAAATTCACGTTGCTTTCAAAGGCATGGCGGTGGTGGTTGAAGGCAACCAATACAAGCCCCACTACACTGCTTGGCagtattaaaataagtaaagtaAGGTTTTGAACTTTgtctatgaaaaaatattttcattggaTGTGTAGATATGTGGTACACATTCCGGCAAGCCTACCAATGGATGCGGCGGCTCCTCTGCTATGCGCAGGAATAACAGTGTTCAGTCCTTTGAAAGAGCACGATTTGGTAGCAACAGCGGGGAAGAGGATTGGGGTGGTTGGACTGGGAGGCCTTGGACACATTGCTGTTAAATTTGGCAAGGCTTTTGGCCACCATGTTACCGTCATCAGCACTTCTCCCTCCAAAGAACCAGAAGCTAAGCAGCGTTTGGGTGCTGATCACTTCATTCTCAGCTCTAATCCTAAACAATTACAGGTTTCTTATCCTCTACATTTCACATTCCTTCATTCTTTTGGGTTTGACCTCTAGATTTCACGTTAAAACATTCTAAACTCTGTTTCATTATAATTGTtgggtaaaaacaaaaaagaattatttcaatatatataattgtcattttcttttcttaattaattatttttttacttatatttttatatataaatgataaactataaaatctagaaataaattaataataatataaggtgaattttataaaattattattatctttttttttgttaatataaattaatattggaATCTAATATCACTGTTATTTTTGAGAGGAAGGAAGTAATATTTATGAATATGGAAAAATATTCTGATTCAAATATGTTGGGCTTCTGATCCAAGATATATA
Protein-coding sequences here:
- the LOC100779140 gene encoding putative cinnamyl alcohol dehydrogenase — protein: MAESRANHTVSVSGWAAHDSSGKITPYSFKRRQNGVNDVTIKILYCGICHTDLHCAKNEWGITMYPVVPGHEIIGEVTKVGTNVKGFMEGDRVGVGCLAASCLECHHCKTDQENYCQDLQFVYNGIFWDGTITYGGYSQIFVADYRYVVHIPASLPMDAAAPLLCAGITVFSPLKEHDLVATAGKRIGVVGLGGLGHIAVKFGKAFGHHVTVISTSPSKEPEAKQRLGADHFILSSNPKQLQAARRSMDFILDTVSAEHSLLPILELLKVNGTLFLVGAPDKPLQLPAFPLIFGKRSVKGGIIGGIKETQEMLEVCAKYNITSDIELITPDKINEAMERLAKNDVRYRFVIDIANAVTSNNN